A single genomic interval of Solanum stenotomum isolate F172 unplaced genomic scaffold, ASM1918654v1 scaffold17555, whole genome shotgun sequence harbors:
- the LOC125850529 gene encoding uncharacterized protein LOC125850529, producing MSKTLVQPVGQKRLTNVAVVRLKKHGNRFEIACYKNKVLSWRSGVEKDVDEVLQSHTVYTNVSKGVLAKSKDLIRAFGTDDQTKICLEILDKGELQVAGKERESQLSSQFRDIATIVMQKTINPETQHPYTISMIERLMHEIHFAVDPNSSSKKQALEVIRELQKHYPVKRAPMRLRIHVPEQSNSSVLDKLKEWNASIVSREESGSQHSIICEIEPSLFRDCDALIRNLQGRVEILAVNVHVEGDTFVDQFDDHEDDSSSLRKDSTGSVLQLSEKMQKQTISSEIGNSREEEKLSKPAKSGSSEGEVKLNRCTTCNAVVGDSKEYREHFKSDWHKHNLRRKTRQLPPLTAEECMADLELGDSKADLKEYSF from the exons ATGTCGAAGACGCTAGTTCAGCCTGTAGGCCAAAAGAGACTTACCAATGTTGCTGTTGTGCGTCTCAAGAAGCACGGTAACCGTTTCGAAATCGCTTGTTATAAGAATAAGGTCCTTTCATGGCGTTCTGGCGT AGAGAAAGATGTGGATGAAGTGTTGCAGTCACATACTGTTTACACGAATGTGTCAAAGGGTGTACTTGCAAAGTCTAAAGATTTGATTAGGGCTTTTGGTACTGATGATCAAACCAAAATCTGTCTGGAG ATTTTGGACAAAGGAGAGCTGCAAGTTGCAGGGAAGGAGAGGGAATCACAGTTGTCGAGTCAGTTCAGGGATATTGCTACCATAGTTATGCAGAAGACAATCAATCCTGAAACTCAGCATCCATACACAATTAGCATGATTGAACGTCTGATGCATGAAATCCATTTTGCTGTTGATCCAAATAGCAGCTCAAAGAAACAG GCATTGGAGGTCATTCGGGAGCTTCAAAAGCATTACCCCGTAAAACGTGCCCCCATGAGGTTGAGGATACATGTACCAGAACAAAGTAATTCTTCTGTCCTGGACAAGCTTAAGGAGTGGAATGCCTCCATTGTGTCGAGAGAAGAATCTGGAAGTCAGCACTCCATT ATTTGTGAAATTGAGCCTAGTCTTTTCCGGGATTGTGATGCCTTAATAAGGAATCTACAGGGTAGAGTGGAAATTCTTGCAGTCAATGTACATGTAGAGGGGGATACTTTCGTCGATCAGTTCGATGATCATGAGGATGATTCATCGAGTTTAAGGAAGGATTCTACAGGTTCAGTCCTTCAGCTGAGTGAGAAAATGCAAAAGCAGACTATTTCTTCAGAAATCGGGAATTCTAGGGAAGAGGAAAAACTGAGCAAACCTGCAAAAAGTGGGAGTTCCGAAGGCGAAGTAAAACTGAACAGGTGCACTACTTGCAATGCTGTTGTGGGAGATTCAAAAGAATACAGGGAGCATTTTAAGAGTGACTGGCATAAGCATAACCTAAGGCGTAAAACTAGGCAACTCCCTCCACTTACAGCTGAAGAATGTATGGCTGACCTGGAACTTGGAGACTCGAAGGCTGATCTAAAAGAATATTCATTTTGA